In one window of Gemmatimonadota bacterium DNA:
- a CDS encoding argininosuccinate lyase — protein MSKPKKPRPSGHRPVAAPAPVLPTTLWVSSNSLDRQMLDYTATEDRLWDGRLIAWDILGSLGHIEGLRASKLLSQGEYLKIRAGLRLALREVDEGRLLVGPEHEDVHTCVEDWLVRRTGAAGERLHTGRSRNDQVACDLRLYLKDRLLLLSGEALDLAESLLIFATRYQRVLWPGYTHTRRAMPSSAGLWAAAFAEGILDVVEALPAVWAKVDRSPLGSAAGYGVPLPLKREAAAKALGFGAVEHNVALVQNSRGKLEALVLFWCVQLGHELGKLSTDIIAFSSDEFGFLVLPPDLATGSSIMPHKRNPDLFELTRGRAAALEGDLLTVFQVKSKLGSGYHRDFQLIKEPVMRGVDRLEGMLSMLAVAVPRLGVDASVGRHILSGGPLATDEVMRRVEGGSAFRSAYREVAAAIKEGDWWREPATDEIISRRRSTGGLGNLGLGLVRGRLRACRRWADREQRRFDGAMNTLAGRSSARGRS, from the coding sequence ATGAGCAAGCCCAAGAAGCCCCGCCCCTCGGGCCACCGGCCGGTGGCCGCACCGGCCCCCGTCCTGCCGACCACGCTCTGGGTCTCGAGCAACTCGCTGGACCGCCAGATGCTCGACTACACCGCCACCGAGGACCGGCTGTGGGACGGGCGGCTCATCGCCTGGGACATCCTCGGCAGCCTGGGCCACATCGAGGGGCTCCGCGCCTCGAAGCTCCTCTCCCAGGGCGAGTACCTGAAGATCCGCGCCGGCCTGCGGCTGGCGCTGCGCGAAGTGGACGAGGGACGCCTGCTCGTGGGCCCCGAGCACGAGGACGTGCACACCTGCGTGGAGGACTGGCTGGTGCGGCGCACCGGGGCCGCCGGGGAGCGGCTGCACACCGGCCGTTCGCGCAACGACCAGGTGGCCTGCGATCTCCGGCTCTACCTCAAGGACCGGCTGCTGCTGCTCTCCGGTGAGGCGCTCGACCTGGCCGAGAGCCTGCTGATCTTCGCCACGCGGTACCAGCGGGTGCTGTGGCCCGGCTACACCCACACCCGGCGGGCCATGCCCAGCTCGGCCGGCCTGTGGGCCGCCGCCTTTGCCGAGGGGATCCTCGACGTGGTCGAGGCGCTGCCCGCGGTGTGGGCCAAGGTGGACCGCTCCCCGCTCGGCAGCGCGGCCGGCTACGGGGTGCCGCTCCCGCTCAAGCGGGAAGCGGCCGCCAAGGCGCTCGGCTTCGGCGCCGTGGAGCACAACGTGGCGCTGGTACAGAACAGCCGCGGCAAGCTCGAGGCGCTGGTGCTCTTCTGGTGCGTGCAGCTGGGGCACGAGCTGGGCAAGCTCTCCACCGACATCATCGCCTTCAGCTCCGACGAGTTCGGCTTCCTGGTGCTGCCGCCCGACCTGGCCACCGGCAGCAGCATCATGCCGCACAAGCGCAATCCCGACCTGTTCGAGCTCACCCGCGGGCGCGCCGCCGCCCTCGAGGGCGACCTCCTGACGGTCTTCCAGGTCAAGAGCAAGCTCGGCAGCGGGTATCACCGGGACTTCCAGCTGATCAAGGAGCCGGTGATGCGGGGGGTGGACCGCCTCGAGGGGATGCTCTCCATGCTGGCGGTGGCGGTGCCGCGGCTCGGGGTGGACGCCTCGGTGGGGCGCCACATCCTCTCCGGCGGGCCGCTGGCCACCGACGAGGTCATGCGGCGGGTCGAGGGGGGGAGCGCCTTCCGGTCCGCCTACCGCGAGGTGGCCGCCGCCATCAAGGAAGGTGACTGGTGGCGCGAACCAGCCACCGACGAGATCATCAGCCGTCGCCGCAGCACCGGCGGGCTGGGCAACCTGGGCCTGGGCCTGGTGCGGGGACGCCTGCGCGCCTGCCGGCGCTGGGCCGACCGGGAACAGCGCCGGTTCGACGGCGCCATGAACACGCTCGCCGGCCGGAGCAGCGCCCGCGGGCGGTCATGA
- a CDS encoding cation:proton antiporter, whose product MTSPEHFLRDLAVVLVTAGATTVLFQRLRWPVVAGYLVAGVIVGPSVPPSWVSDEASIRLLSELGVILLMFSIGLDFRLGRLARAGATGAVAAVVEIGLMLALGFAVAGLSGWSPIGSLFFGGAVAASSTMVIAKVLEEHPVEPELRETVFQLTLFEDLGAMLIIALLTAAASGEGLSGGALAAVVGRLVGLLVLFLVAGLALVPRAARAIIGLRKPETMLVSMVGFAFLMSSLAGLAGFSVALGAFLGGLLVAESGAGRLVEREIRPLRDVFAAIFFVATGMQLDLRILAESWGLALAMLGVVLLGRPVAITVGVFLSGRSLRTAVRAGLFTSQIGEFSFILAGVGAGFGVVPPAFVAAAVTVSVITALLSGRLARAADPIAQWVDARLPHRVQMVASLYGAWVEALRAAPAGRSPWASARRSARWLALDAVVVAGLVIGGAWVRHHLAELLLARGVSATLASWLIAGVTAALVSPFLFGILRITRGLGEELAEIAIPGPGPGRVDNGRAPRRVLGVAVQIVAVLLTAVPLLLVTAPVLPPLGGLLVLLLVLGLLGIVFWRRTTDLFGHFRAGAEVVVAMLAKQSHAEDPKIDLVRSLLPGLGDFAPVRVGAGSECAGRTLGELNLRGRTGATVVGLLRGEEQVAFPEAHERLAAGDLVALTGSHDAIDAATIIITGEGA is encoded by the coding sequence ATGACCTCGCCCGAGCACTTCCTCCGCGACCTCGCGGTGGTGCTGGTGACCGCCGGGGCCACCACCGTCCTGTTCCAGCGGCTGCGCTGGCCGGTGGTCGCCGGGTACCTGGTGGCCGGCGTGATCGTGGGCCCGAGCGTGCCGCCGAGCTGGGTCTCCGACGAGGCCAGCATCCGGCTGCTCTCCGAACTCGGCGTCATCCTCCTCATGTTCTCCATCGGGCTCGACTTCCGCCTGGGCCGCCTGGCCCGGGCGGGCGCCACCGGCGCCGTGGCCGCCGTGGTGGAGATCGGCCTCATGCTGGCGCTGGGCTTCGCGGTGGCGGGCCTGTCCGGCTGGAGCCCGATCGGCAGCCTCTTCTTCGGCGGGGCGGTGGCCGCGTCCAGCACCATGGTCATCGCCAAGGTGCTGGAGGAACACCCGGTCGAGCCCGAGCTGCGCGAGACGGTCTTCCAGCTCACGCTGTTCGAGGACCTTGGCGCGATGCTCATCATCGCGCTGCTCACGGCCGCGGCCTCCGGCGAGGGGCTGAGCGGCGGGGCCCTGGCGGCGGTGGTGGGGCGCCTGGTCGGGCTGCTGGTCCTCTTCCTGGTGGCGGGGCTCGCCCTGGTGCCCCGCGCCGCCCGCGCCATCATCGGCCTGCGCAAGCCGGAGACCATGCTGGTGAGCATGGTCGGCTTCGCGTTCCTCATGTCGTCGCTCGCCGGCCTGGCCGGGTTCTCGGTGGCGCTCGGCGCCTTCCTCGGCGGGCTGCTGGTGGCCGAATCCGGCGCCGGCCGCCTGGTGGAGCGGGAGATCCGCCCGCTGCGCGACGTCTTCGCGGCCATCTTCTTCGTGGCCACCGGCATGCAGCTGGACCTCCGGATCCTCGCGGAGTCCTGGGGCCTCGCGCTCGCCATGCTCGGCGTGGTGCTGCTCGGGCGTCCGGTGGCGATCACGGTGGGGGTGTTCCTCTCCGGCCGCTCACTGCGCACCGCGGTACGCGCCGGGCTCTTCACCTCCCAGATCGGCGAGTTCTCGTTCATCCTGGCGGGGGTCGGGGCGGGGTTCGGCGTAGTGCCACCGGCGTTCGTGGCGGCGGCGGTCACGGTCTCGGTGATCACCGCGCTGCTTTCCGGGCGGCTGGCCCGCGCGGCGGACCCCATCGCCCAGTGGGTCGATGCCCGACTGCCCCACCGGGTGCAGATGGTGGCCTCGCTCTACGGCGCCTGGGTCGAGGCGCTGCGCGCGGCGCCGGCCGGCCGTTCCCCCTGGGCCAGCGCCCGCCGCTCGGCCCGCTGGCTGGCGCTCGACGCCGTGGTGGTGGCGGGCCTGGTGATCGGCGGCGCGTGGGTGCGGCACCACCTGGCCGAGCTGCTGCTGGCGCGGGGCGTCTCGGCGACGCTCGCCTCCTGGCTGATCGCCGGGGTGACCGCCGCGCTGGTGAGCCCGTTCCTCTTCGGGATCCTCCGGATCACCCGCGGCCTCGGCGAGGAGCTGGCCGAGATCGCCATCCCTGGGCCGGGTCCGGGACGGGTGGACAACGGCCGCGCGCCGCGCCGGGTGCTCGGCGTCGCGGTGCAGATCGTGGCCGTGCTGCTCACCGCCGTGCCGCTCCTCCTGGTCACGGCGCCCGTCCTGCCGCCGCTGGGCGGCCTGCTGGTGCTGCTGCTGGTGCTGGGGCTGCTCGGGATCGTCTTCTGGCGCCGCACCACCGACCTCTTCGGCCACTTCCGCGCCGGCGCCGAGGTGGTGGTGGCGATGCTGGCCAAGCAGTCGCACGCGGAGGATCCCAAGATCGACCTGGTCCGTTCCCTCCTCCCTGGCCTGGGCGACTTTGCGCCGGTGCGGGTGGGGGCGGGCTCGGAGTGCGCCGGCCGGACGCTCGGGGAGCTCAACCTGCGCGGCCGCACCGGGGCGACCGTCGTGGGGCTGCTGCGGGGGGAGGAGCAGGTGGCGTTCCCGGAGGCGCACGAGCGGCTGGCCGCCGGCGACCTCGTGGCGCTGACCGGCAGCCACGACGCCATCGATGCCGCCACGATCATCATCACGGGGGAGGGTGCGTGA
- a CDS encoding ABC transporter permease, translated as MQHLKLALRTLLRTPFVTAVAVLSLALGIGANAAIYSLFDQMLLRPLPVPGPEQLVRLTAPGPNPGSQSCNQAGGCDEIFSYQMFRDLERGQTVMTGLAAHVLFGASLSYQNEPLTGDGVFISGSYFPTLQLTPARGRLIGPGEDQSIGGHSVAVLSYSYWQAHFASDPAVVGQTLVINGKPFEIIGVAPRGFEGTTLGARPLVYVPLTMREALLGYGGFDNRRSYWAYVFGRLKPGVSLEQASAALNGLYTPILADVEAPLQAGMSEATMARFKAKQIGVLPGRQGQSSVHEQARVPLYMLFGVTGVVLLIACANIANLLLARGAGRATEMGVRLALGAGRRQLVAQLLTEAVLLALLGGAASLLVARWTLDGISALLPSEATLALQFTLQPSVLAFAALLSVATGLIFGLFPALHSTRADLITSIRAGAGQILGHRGAARFRLGLVTAQIALASGLLICAGLFLKSLVNVSKVDIGATVDHVVTFAISPSRTGYDSLASAQLYERVEQELAALPGVTGVTSSSVPLLAGSNWGTDVHVQGFPSGPDVDNNSRLNRVGAGYFSLFGMPLLAGREFSDADRLGGARVAVVNEAFARKFNLGNNAVGKFMSEGGPDSLNIEIVGLVQDAKYSDVKDEIPPLFFTPWRQDGNVWGLNFYVRTALAPEQILKVIPPLMKRIDPGLPIEELKTMPQQIRENIFLDRMISILSTAFATLATLLAAVGLYGVLAYTVAQRTREIGVRMALGADAGAVRQLVLRQVGVMVAVGGTLGALAALGAGYAARSLLYGMQGHDPVVFAASLLTLTAVALGAGYLPARRASRVDPMQALRYE; from the coding sequence ATGCAACACCTCAAGCTCGCGCTCCGGACCCTGCTCCGGACCCCGTTCGTCACCGCGGTCGCGGTGCTCTCCCTGGCCCTGGGGATCGGGGCCAATGCGGCGATCTACTCCCTCTTCGACCAGATGCTGCTGCGGCCGCTGCCGGTGCCTGGACCGGAGCAGCTGGTCCGGCTGACCGCCCCGGGGCCCAACCCGGGGTCGCAGTCGTGCAACCAGGCCGGGGGGTGCGACGAGATCTTCAGCTACCAGATGTTCCGGGACCTGGAGCGGGGTCAGACGGTCATGACCGGGCTCGCGGCCCACGTGCTGTTCGGGGCCAGCCTCTCCTACCAGAACGAGCCGCTCACCGGCGACGGGGTGTTCATCTCCGGTTCCTACTTTCCCACGCTGCAGCTCACCCCGGCCCGCGGCCGGCTGATCGGGCCGGGCGAGGACCAGAGCATCGGCGGGCACTCGGTGGCGGTGCTCTCGTACAGCTACTGGCAGGCGCACTTCGCCTCGGATCCCGCGGTGGTGGGCCAGACGCTGGTGATCAACGGCAAGCCCTTCGAGATCATCGGGGTGGCGCCGCGCGGCTTCGAGGGCACCACCCTCGGCGCGCGGCCGCTGGTCTACGTGCCGCTCACCATGCGTGAGGCGCTGCTGGGCTACGGCGGGTTCGACAACCGGCGGAGCTACTGGGCCTACGTGTTCGGGCGGCTCAAGCCCGGGGTGTCGCTGGAACAGGCCAGCGCGGCGCTCAACGGGCTGTACACCCCGATCCTGGCCGACGTCGAGGCCCCACTGCAGGCCGGGATGAGCGAGGCGACGATGGCCCGCTTCAAGGCCAAGCAGATCGGCGTGCTGCCGGGACGGCAGGGACAGAGCTCGGTGCACGAGCAGGCGCGGGTGCCGCTCTACATGCTCTTCGGGGTGACGGGCGTGGTCCTGCTCATCGCCTGCGCCAACATCGCGAACCTGCTGCTGGCCCGGGGCGCCGGCCGCGCCACGGAGATGGGTGTGCGGCTGGCGCTCGGCGCGGGACGGCGCCAGCTGGTGGCCCAGCTGCTGACGGAGGCGGTGCTGCTGGCGCTGCTGGGTGGCGCGGCGAGCCTGCTGGTGGCGCGGTGGACCCTGGACGGCATCTCCGCGCTGCTGCCATCCGAGGCCACGCTCGCGCTGCAATTCACGCTGCAGCCGTCGGTGCTCGCCTTCGCGGCACTCCTGTCGGTGGCCACCGGCCTCATCTTCGGGCTCTTCCCGGCGCTGCACAGCACCCGCGCCGACCTGATCACCAGCATCCGCGCCGGGGCCGGCCAGATCCTGGGGCACCGGGGGGCCGCGCGCTTCCGCCTGGGCCTGGTGACGGCGCAGATCGCCCTCGCGTCCGGCCTGCTCATCTGCGCCGGCCTGTTCCTCAAGAGCCTGGTGAACGTGAGCAAGGTCGACATCGGCGCCACGGTGGACCACGTGGTGACCTTCGCGATCAGCCCCTCCCGCACCGGCTACGACAGCCTGGCCTCCGCCCAGCTCTATGAGCGGGTGGAACAGGAGCTGGCCGCGCTGCCCGGCGTCACCGGGGTCACCAGTTCGTCGGTGCCGCTGCTCGCCGGCAGCAACTGGGGCACCGACGTGCACGTCCAGGGCTTCCCGAGCGGGCCCGACGTGGACAACAACTCGCGGCTCAACCGGGTGGGGGCGGGCTACTTCTCCCTCTTCGGGATGCCGCTGCTGGCGGGCCGCGAGTTCAGCGACGCCGATCGCCTGGGCGGAGCCCGGGTGGCGGTGGTCAACGAGGCCTTCGCCAGGAAGTTCAACCTGGGGAACAACGCCGTGGGCAAGTTCATGTCCGAGGGCGGGCCCGATTCCCTCAACATCGAGATCGTCGGGCTGGTGCAGGACGCCAAGTACAGCGACGTGAAGGACGAGATCCCGCCGCTCTTCTTCACGCCCTGGCGGCAGGACGGCAACGTGTGGGGCCTCAACTTCTACGTGCGGACGGCGCTGGCGCCGGAGCAGATCCTCAAGGTGATCCCCCCCCTGATGAAGCGCATCGACCCGGGCCTCCCCATCGAGGAGCTCAAGACGATGCCGCAGCAGATCCGGGAGAACATCTTCCTCGACCGGATGATCAGCATCCTGTCCACCGCCTTCGCCACCCTGGCGACGCTGCTCGCCGCGGTGGGCCTCTATGGGGTGCTCGCCTACACCGTGGCCCAGCGCACCCGGGAGATCGGGGTCCGCATGGCGCTCGGCGCCGATGCCGGCGCGGTGCGGCAACTGGTGCTGCGGCAGGTGGGCGTGATGGTGGCCGTCGGGGGGACCCTCGGGGCGCTCGCCGCCCTGGGCGCGGGCTACGCGGCGCGCTCACTGCTCTACGGCATGCAGGGCCACGATCCGGTGGTCTTCGCGGCGTCGCTCCTCACCCTCACCGCCGTGGCCCTCGGCGCCGGCTACCTGCCGGCGCGACGGGCCAGCCGGGTCGACCCGATGCAGGCGCTGCGCTACGAGTAG
- a CDS encoding arginine repressor: MSGDRRKRLLKILELISTRPVRTQEELAEALSAEGWKVTQSSVSRDITALKLVKVDGAYQRPARIAAVPEHPDERRISEGVLTADPAGDALLVLHTPAGEANRVAVAIDRLAWPDVIGTIAGDDTIFLAVKHGAAQQRILRRLRQLADTQR, translated from the coding sequence ATGAGCGGCGACCGGCGGAAGCGGCTCCTCAAGATCCTCGAACTCATCAGCACCCGCCCGGTGCGGACGCAGGAGGAGCTCGCGGAGGCCCTCTCCGCCGAAGGCTGGAAGGTCACCCAGAGCTCAGTCAGCCGCGATATCACGGCGCTCAAGCTGGTGAAGGTCGACGGCGCCTACCAGCGTCCGGCGCGCATCGCGGCCGTGCCGGAGCATCCCGACGAGCGCCGCATCAGCGAGGGGGTGCTCACCGCCGACCCGGCTGGCGATGCGCTGCTGGTGCTGCATACCCCCGCGGGCGAGGCCAACCGCGTGGCGGTGGCCATCGACCGGCTGGCCTGGCCCGACGTCATCGGGACCATCGCCGGGGATGACACGATCTTCCTGGCCGTGAAGCACGGCGCCGCCCAACAGCGCATCCTGCGCCGCCTCCGCCAGCTGGCCGACACCCAGCGCTAG
- a CDS encoding M20/M25/M40 family metallo-hydrolase, giving the protein MAWTSRPEIALLRDLVAIPSVSGTEEGIARWVVEWAEAAGLTASRDDAAVAITVPGRAGGPTLAFVSHLDTVPAGEGWSRPPFAATLEGDRLYGRGSGDAKASVAAMLLAARDLAEAGGPARGRLLVILGYEEETKHTTMGAAVERLGSIDAAVVGEPTNLEPAIAQRGLMMADLVARGVQRHAGYAADNPDFTNAIVELGRNVAKLPALFRDRVHPILGIATATPTMLEGGVSRNVTPPVARAVLDVRSTPNWTHAELADALRAALDVEVVITSDRLVPCETPPGSRLLALAQAIRPEGKPFGSPTCSDWVFLRDRDAIKCGPGTSRRSHTPDEYVDLPEVSAARDFYRHLAQAYLA; this is encoded by the coding sequence TTGGCGTGGACCTCGCGACCTGAGATCGCGCTCCTCCGCGACCTGGTCGCGATCCCCTCGGTCAGCGGGACCGAGGAGGGGATCGCGCGCTGGGTGGTGGAGTGGGCGGAGGCGGCCGGCCTCACCGCCTCGCGCGATGACGCGGCGGTGGCCATCACCGTGCCCGGCCGCGCCGGCGGCCCGACGCTGGCGTTCGTGTCGCACCTCGACACCGTGCCGGCGGGGGAGGGGTGGAGCCGCCCGCCCTTCGCGGCCACGCTCGAGGGGGACCGGCTCTACGGCCGCGGCTCCGGCGACGCCAAGGCCTCGGTGGCCGCGATGCTCCTGGCCGCCCGTGACCTGGCGGAGGCGGGCGGCCCCGCGCGGGGTCGCCTGCTGGTCATCCTCGGCTACGAGGAAGAGACCAAGCACACCACCATGGGCGCCGCCGTGGAGCGGCTCGGCTCCATCGACGCCGCCGTGGTCGGCGAGCCGACCAACCTCGAGCCGGCCATCGCCCAGCGCGGGCTCATGATGGCCGACCTGGTGGCGCGCGGGGTGCAGCGCCACGCCGGCTACGCCGCCGACAACCCCGACTTCACCAACGCCATCGTGGAGCTGGGCCGCAACGTGGCGAAGCTGCCGGCGCTCTTCCGCGACCGGGTGCATCCCATCCTCGGCATCGCCACGGCCACGCCCACCATGCTCGAGGGGGGCGTGAGCCGGAACGTGACCCCGCCGGTGGCGCGGGCGGTGCTCGACGTGCGCAGCACCCCCAACTGGACCCACGCCGAGCTGGCCGACGCGCTCCGCGCGGCGCTCGACGTGGAGGTGGTGATCACATCGGACCGGCTGGTCCCCTGCGAGACGCCGCCCGGCTCCCGGCTCCTGGCGCTGGCCCAGGCCATCCGGCCCGAAGGGAAGCCGTTCGGTTCACCCACGTGCTCCGACTGGGTATTCTTGCGAGACAGGGACGCCATCAAGTGCGGGCCCGGCACCAGCCGCCGGTCGCACACCCCGGACGAGTACGTGGACCTCCCCGAGGTCTCCGCCGCCCGGGATTTCTACCGCCACCTCGCCCAGGCCTATCTCGCATGA
- a CDS encoding GNAT family N-acetyltransferase — translation MPLRIRQATVADAREIATHRALMFHEMGQLPEASMPALVAHAEALLEPMLATGEYVGWLAAPADAPQAIAGGAGAQRRQVLPHPDGTGGVAEGRHAIVLNVWTEPRWRRQGVAESLMEAVLGWARAERLDRLVLHASEAGRPLYERLGFVRTNEMRYTRPLR, via the coding sequence ATGCCACTGCGCATCCGCCAGGCCACCGTGGCCGATGCCCGCGAGATCGCGACCCACCGGGCGCTGATGTTCCATGAGATGGGCCAGCTCCCCGAGGCCTCGATGCCGGCCCTGGTGGCCCACGCCGAGGCGCTGCTCGAGCCGATGCTGGCGACCGGGGAGTATGTGGGGTGGCTCGCGGCGCCTGCTGACGCGCCGCAGGCCATCGCGGGCGGGGCCGGGGCCCAGCGGCGCCAGGTGCTGCCGCACCCCGACGGGACCGGCGGGGTGGCGGAGGGGCGGCACGCGATCGTCCTCAACGTGTGGACCGAACCCCGCTGGCGCCGCCAGGGGGTGGCGGAGTCCCTCATGGAGGCGGTGCTCGGCTGGGCCCGGGCGGAGCGCCTGGACCGGCTGGTGCTGCACGCCTCGGAGGCCGGCCGGCCCCTCTACGAGCGGCTCGGCTTTGTCCGGACCAACGAGATGCGCTACACCCGACCCCTCCGCTGA
- a CDS encoding response regulator, producing MPAADIPRAARLRTIAAVVTALGYPVLMGWLGRGHPAWAVVSYAIFIPLALLALWSFLAAAGQAPDPGIRRGLRLYAASHAVTALGNLIWCWQQFVLGTDPSASWANLAYLLSYPLAIAGVLAFPVVRAGSESRGRLVVDAAIAIVAGCAITWLQVGRPLAAVPMSLLERLVTFTFPVGDLVIFAVMVPLLLERVGGAGRALLPRLATGQLLYLAGDLGYQLNARSPAWIPVDWPDLLFLGGYAVMIWAMERAGDAEGPDAPDREPRLPRNLLPLLLGVTVYGLLIREAARAGAQVVWVLAIVTVAVTLLILLREILTERQNARLARALEVSRGEARFLEVIRHLTVGVVVQDAQARLRLANPAALELLGLTEVDLLERTSFDPAWNVVHEDGSPFPGETHPVPVAIRTRQPVHNVVMGVHRPRTRDRVWLLVNADPSCRPDGAVEEVLCSFQDITERRTLEDRLRHSQRMEAVGQLAGGVAHDFNNLLTAIIGYAALAQADLARGAPRSEDIEEIRKAADRAAALTQQLLAFGRRQMLRPVLLDVNLVVHEAGRLLARLLGEDIRIRTELAGDLGLVKVDRGQLEQVIVNLAVNARDAMPRGGTLSIRTRKARAGAPGLPPGIEVPPAGGVLLALQDTGVGMDEATLSRAFEPFFTTKALGKGTGLGLSTVYGIVRQSGGDVRIESAPDQGTTVTVCLPLAADGDAAGEPTPLPLPSGGQETILVVEDEEALLRVMQRALEGRGYRVHAASTPDAARRWLDQHQGPLHLLLTDVVMPGGSGPELVAHARQARPGLPALFISGYADEATLRYGLDQENATLLPKPFPPEKLVAQVREVLDRTG from the coding sequence GTGCCCGCCGCCGACATCCCCCGGGCCGCCAGACTCCGCACCATCGCCGCCGTCGTCACGGCGCTCGGCTACCCGGTCCTCATGGGGTGGCTCGGGCGGGGGCATCCCGCCTGGGCCGTCGTCAGCTACGCGATCTTCATCCCGCTGGCCCTGCTGGCGCTCTGGTCGTTCCTCGCGGCCGCGGGGCAGGCGCCCGACCCCGGCATCCGGCGCGGCCTGCGGCTCTACGCCGCCTCGCACGCGGTGACGGCCCTCGGCAACCTCATCTGGTGCTGGCAGCAGTTCGTCCTCGGTACCGACCCCTCCGCCTCGTGGGCCAACCTCGCCTACCTGCTGAGCTACCCGCTGGCCATCGCGGGGGTGCTGGCCTTCCCGGTGGTGCGGGCGGGCAGCGAATCCCGCGGCCGGCTGGTGGTCGACGCCGCCATCGCGATCGTGGCGGGGTGCGCCATCACCTGGCTGCAGGTGGGCCGCCCGCTGGCCGCCGTCCCGATGTCGCTGCTGGAGCGCCTGGTCACGTTCACCTTTCCCGTCGGGGACCTGGTCATCTTCGCGGTGATGGTGCCGCTCCTCCTCGAACGTGTCGGGGGGGCCGGGCGGGCGCTGCTGCCCCGACTGGCCACCGGCCAGCTGCTCTACCTCGCCGGCGACCTCGGGTACCAGCTCAATGCCCGCTCCCCGGCCTGGATCCCGGTGGACTGGCCCGACCTGCTGTTCCTCGGTGGCTACGCCGTCATGATCTGGGCCATGGAACGGGCCGGCGACGCCGAGGGGCCCGACGCCCCTGATCGTGAGCCGCGCCTGCCGCGCAACCTGCTGCCGCTGCTGCTCGGGGTGACGGTCTACGGCCTGCTGATCCGGGAGGCCGCCCGGGCCGGTGCGCAGGTGGTCTGGGTCCTCGCGATCGTCACGGTGGCCGTGACCCTCCTCATCCTGCTCCGGGAGATCCTCACCGAGCGGCAGAATGCCAGGCTGGCCCGCGCGCTCGAGGTGTCGCGGGGGGAGGCGCGCTTCCTCGAGGTGATCCGGCACCTCACGGTGGGGGTGGTGGTCCAGGATGCCCAGGCGCGGCTCCGCCTGGCCAACCCGGCGGCGCTCGAGCTCCTGGGCCTCACCGAGGTGGACTTGCTCGAGCGCACCTCGTTCGACCCGGCGTGGAACGTGGTGCATGAGGACGGGTCGCCCTTTCCCGGCGAGACCCACCCGGTGCCGGTGGCCATCCGCACCCGGCAGCCGGTCCACAACGTGGTCATGGGCGTGCACCGTCCGCGGACACGGGACCGCGTCTGGCTCCTGGTGAACGCCGACCCCTCGTGCCGGCCGGATGGCGCGGTCGAAGAGGTGCTCTGCAGCTTCCAGGACATTACCGAGCGCCGGACCCTGGAGGATCGCCTGCGCCACTCGCAGCGCATGGAGGCAGTGGGGCAGCTGGCCGGTGGCGTGGCGCATGACTTCAACAACCTGCTCACGGCGATCATCGGCTATGCGGCGCTGGCCCAGGCCGACCTCGCGCGCGGGGCGCCCCGGTCGGAGGATATCGAGGAGATCCGGAAGGCCGCCGACCGGGCCGCGGCGCTCACCCAGCAGCTCCTGGCCTTCGGGCGCCGCCAGATGCTCCGGCCGGTGCTGCTCGACGTGAACCTGGTGGTGCACGAGGCCGGGCGGCTGCTCGCGCGGCTGCTGGGCGAGGATATCCGGATCCGGACCGAGCTGGCGGGCGACCTCGGGCTGGTGAAGGTGGACCGGGGCCAGCTGGAGCAGGTGATCGTCAACCTGGCCGTGAACGCGCGTGATGCCATGCCCCGCGGCGGGACCCTCAGCATCCGCACCCGGAAGGCCCGTGCCGGCGCGCCCGGGCTGCCGCCAGGCATCGAGGTGCCGCCGGCCGGCGGCGTGCTCCTGGCCCTGCAGGACACCGGCGTGGGCATGGACGAAGCCACCCTGAGCCGTGCCTTCGAGCCGTTCTTCACCACCAAGGCCCTCGGCAAGGGGACCGGACTCGGGCTCTCCACGGTCTACGGGATCGTGCGACAGAGCGGTGGTGACGTGCGGATCGAGAGCGCGCCGGACCAGGGCACGACCGTGACCGTCTGCCTGCCGCTGGCCGCCGACGGCGACGCCGCGGGCGAACCGACCCCGCTGCCCTTGCCCAGCGGGGGGCAGGAGACGATCCTCGTGGTGGAGGACGAGGAGGCGCTGCTCAGGGTGATGCAGCGGGCGCTCGAGGGGCGGGGCTACCGGGTGCACGCGGCCAGCACGCCGGACGCCGCGCGCCGCTGGCTCGACCAGCACCAGGGCCCGCTCCACCTCCTGCTGACGGACGTCGTCATGCCCGGTGGCAGCGGCCCGGAACTCGTGGCCCACGCCCGCCAGGCGCGCCCGGGGCTCCCGGCGCTGTTCATCAGCGGGTACGCCGACGAGGCGACCCTGCGCTATGGCCTCGATCAGGAGAACGCCACCCTGCTGCCCAAGCCCTTTCCCCCCGAGAAGCTCGTGGCGCAGGTCCGCGAGGTGCTGGACCGGACGGGCTGA